In Blattabacterium cuenoti, a single window of DNA contains:
- a CDS encoding L-threonylcarbamoyladenylate synthase, producing MSFINEIEQSVKILNQGKCLLYPTDTVWGLGCDPFNIQAVKKIYKIKNRKLFKPMIILVENINRVHDLVKFIPNQLMKLLEQNTNKPMTIIYENPRQIISNCIFIKQDKTLAIRITMDPFCYHLIKNLNKPLISTSANLSGDPTPKSFSEIHPSILNNIDYAVNFRRQEKYMYNESSIIKLVSNKITILR from the coding sequence GTGTAAAAATATTAAATCAAGGAAAATGTTTACTATATCCTACCGATACAGTATGGGGGTTAGGGTGCGATCCATTTAATATACAAGCAGTGAAAAAAATATATAAAATAAAAAATAGAAAGTTATTTAAACCTATGATTATTTTAGTAGAAAATATTAATCGTGTACATGATTTAGTGAAATTTATTCCTAATCAATTAATGAAATTATTAGAACAAAATACAAATAAGCCCATGACTATAATATATGAAAATCCTAGACAAATAATTTCTAACTGTATTTTTATAAAACAAGATAAAACTTTAGCAATACGTATAACTATGGATCCATTTTGTTATCACTTAATTAAAAATTTAAATAAACCATTAATATCTACTTCTGCAAATTTATCTGGGGATCCAACTCCAAAATCTTTTTCTGAAATTCATCCATCTATATTAAATAACATTGATTATGCTGTAAATTTTCGTAGACAAGAAAAATATATGTATAATGAATCTTCTATTATAAAATTGGTTTCTAATAAAATAACAATATTACGTTAA
- a CDS encoding CCA tRNA nucleotidyltransferase, whose product MNLISAINDNIFQIITHAARNIKQDCYVIGGYVRDFLLGVNKEKKDDAKKDVDILTIGEGIKLAKEVSKYITPSPKINIFKRFGTAMLEYQNIKIEFVGSRKESYNICSRNPIIAPGSLQDDQNRRDFTINALAISLNKTNYGQLIDPFGGLLDLKKKILRTPLNSDITYSDDPLRMIRAIRFATQLKFMIDKSSFQSIKKNKHRISIISIERIVEELHKIILTKNPSVGILLLYNSGLLQTILPELTLLQGIEEKYGYKHKDNFFHTLKVLDNISKNKHNTIWLRWAALLHDIGKTNTKKFIPKIGWSFHAHELVGSRMISNIFKRLKLPQGYPMKYVTKIIKNSSRPIALISDNTSDSAIRRLLFDMGDDLDDLIRLCVADITTKNIEKETTYKKNFFLLVRRIKKLEQQDRIKNWKSPISGNDIMNAFDITPCKTIGIIKNYIKESILEGRIYNEYHSAYLMMLKKGDELGLKRKISNGNVVI is encoded by the coding sequence ATGAATTTAATTTCAGCTATTAACGACAATATATTTCAAATAATTACTCATGCGGCAAGAAATATAAAACAAGATTGTTATGTAATAGGAGGATATGTACGTGATTTTTTGCTTGGGGTTAACAAAGAAAAAAAAGATGATGCAAAAAAAGATGTAGATATTTTAACTATAGGAGAAGGAATTAAATTGGCTAAAGAGGTTTCTAAATATATTACACCATCTCCAAAAATAAATATCTTTAAACGTTTTGGTACAGCTATGTTAGAATATCAAAATATAAAAATAGAATTTGTAGGATCTAGAAAAGAATCCTATAATATTTGCAGTAGAAATCCTATCATAGCACCTGGTTCTTTACAAGATGATCAAAATAGAAGAGATTTTACTATTAACGCTTTAGCAATTAGTTTAAATAAAACAAATTATGGTCAATTGATTGATCCATTTGGTGGATTATTAGATTTAAAAAAAAAAATATTAAGAACTCCACTGAATTCAGATATTACTTATTCTGATGATCCGTTAAGAATGATAAGGGCTATAAGATTTGCAACTCAATTAAAGTTTATGATTGATAAATCTTCTTTTCAATCAATTAAAAAAAATAAACACAGAATTAGTATTATTTCTATAGAAAGAATTGTAGAAGAATTACATAAAATTATTTTAACTAAAAATCCTTCTGTAGGCATATTATTATTATATAATTCTGGATTGTTACAAACAATATTACCTGAATTAACTTTATTACAAGGTATAGAAGAAAAATATGGATATAAACATAAAGATAATTTTTTTCATACATTGAAAGTATTAGATAATATTAGTAAAAATAAACATAATACTATATGGTTAAGGTGGGCCGCCTTACTTCATGATATTGGAAAAACGAATACAAAAAAATTTATTCCAAAAATAGGATGGTCTTTTCATGCACATGAATTAGTAGGATCTAGAATGATTTCAAATATCTTTAAAAGATTAAAGTTACCACAAGGATATCCTATGAAATATGTAACAAAAATTATTAAAAATAGTTCTAGACCTATAGCATTAATATCTGATAATACTAGTGATTCTGCAATACGTAGATTATTATTTGATATGGGAGATGATCTAGATGATTTAATACGATTATGTGTAGCAGATATTACAACAAAAAATATAGAAAAAGAAACAACATATAAAAAAAACTTTTTTCTTTTAGTTAGAAGAATAAAAAAATTAGAACAACAAGATAGAATAAAAAACTGGAAATCACCTATATCAGGAAATGATATTATGAACGCTTTTGATATTACTCCATGCAAAACAATAGGAATTATTAAGAATTATATTAAAGAGTCTATTTTAGAAGGAAGGATATATAATGAATATCATTCAGCATATTTAATGATGTTAAAAAAAGGTGATGAATTAGGATTAAAAAGAAAAATTAGTAATGGTAATGTGGTTATCTAA